The genomic DNA CAGGCCTTTTGTATCCAGTAGCAGCAGCAAATGAGGTAGCATTGTATGACCTCTTGTTGGTCGGCAAGGGTGGTACTTGACTGAAAGAAACATTTCTTCCACTTTCAAATGGGGTCCCTCTTGCATTGGCTATTTTTCTTGGCAATCCCTACCACTCCCTTCTTGACCTCTACCAATTCCTCCTTCACCCCCCCTATCACCACCAAATTGACCATTACAGAACCACCATCCCTACCAGAACAACCTTTACCTATACCAGCAGCACCTTGACCTCTACCAATTCCTCTTTCACCTCCCCTATCAGCACCAAATTGACTAGTACCAGAACCACCATCCCTACTAGAATAACCTTTACCTCTACCAGTAGCACCTTTACCTCTACCAGCAACACCTTGACCTCTACCAGCCACACTTGACACCTCCTTTGAGGTGCTCTTGGCACAGCAGCTGTGTCAGCACAAATAGATCCTGATTGACTGGATTGTGTAGTTGAATATGTATGAAAAGTGGAGCTTGACTGTGAATAAATGCAACacaatatttttaacatttttcaataataatattaagcaggacaaaaaataataatattaagcagGACAAAATTATTAAGGCAGCAGAACATATATAACTTACTCTTGTCTGACTTTGAGTGTAGGTATGTCTTGCCATTGCACTAGTGTCATCACAAATAGAACTTGATTGTGGTGGTGGTCAATTCCATGAAGCTTCAGGCTGACAGCTAGGTTGACTACTATTACTGCTCCCCATTCCATTCTAACATACAAACAGAAATATAAAAAGCTAAGAAATATGTTAAATTTACAAACTATTATGAAATTCATTTAAGGCTTACCATTTTGGCACACACAGTCTTGTTATGGCCAACTTGCTTGCACCTTGAACAAGTGATCTTGACACCTTTTTTTGAGAGTTTGTCACACTTTTTTGGctcatctttcttctttcttctgttCTTGCCAGATCTGCCTGGCATCTTTCTTGGTTTTGGAGGTTCAATTGATGGGTTTTTTATTTTCGGCCACATTTTCATATTGGTAATTGGTTGAATGAAATGGCTATAAGACTtaagaaaggtttatttcttataccAGTGCTCTACATGCTGATCAGGATCTACATTCAAGTAATAATAAGAACAAATGGCATGAGGACAAGGAATACCTCTTAACATCCATAACCTACAATCATAATACTTCTTGTCCAAGTGAACAACAAATGTGTAACCCCCATCCTCAATTTAAAAACCATTAACTCTATTCCATAGAACTCTACACTTATTTGAATATTCCTTGTTAGCTTCTAAAATAGTTCTTGTCATAGGTGCAATGTCTGAAATTCATGTTTCTGCAAATTTAATCATATCTACATATCTATTCATCAGTTGATGTCTGATATCCTCTAACATTGTGATTATGGACTTATGTCTAGCAGCTAAGATTCAAGAATTGAAAGTCTCACACATGTTATTTTCTACAATATCACATTTGgaatgtgttttgaaatatgCCCTACACCAAGAAGTAAGAGGATTAATCAACATGTCCTCAGTTATTTCTTTCTTACCTAGCCTTGACATTGCTTGCATCTCCTCTCTAAACTTTACTTCAAAGCTTGCTTTTGCACATCTCCAAAACtattttcttctctcttctccTCTCCAGTGCACATGCCAATTGCTCCAAATATGTCTAGCACATATTCTTCTCTCAGCATTTGGTAGCAAATACATCAAAACAGGAACAAGACCCTGTAATAAgtattaagtattattaaaacAGAAATATTATTGGAAAATAAAGTCaagtaatgagaaaaataattaagtggTGGTACCTTTTGTTGGTCTGATATTACAGTAAAGCCTTCACCAGTTCTCAGATTTAGATCTGCAATTAGATACCTTAAGAACCAGTCCCAGCTATGTTTTGTTTCAGTATCCACAACTGCCCATACAATAGGATATATTTGGTTGTTGCCATTTTTCCCCACAGCAACCAACAACTCACCCTTACAAGCTCCTTTGAGAAAGCATCCATCAAAACCAATAATTTTTCTACATCCATCTAACCATCCTTGCTTGAAGGCATGAAAGCACACATAGAAATATACAAAGAGGTTCTTTCCTGATTCAGTTTCTTTGTCAATTTTTATCCAACAAGAACTTCCAGGATTTGTTGTCTTGATCATATCTGTATAGTCACATAATCTGGCAAATTCTAGCTTCCAATCTCTCATATTCGCCCTTATAACAATCTGTTTAG from Capsicum annuum cultivar UCD-10X-F1 unplaced genomic scaffold, UCD10Xv1.1 ctg24825, whole genome shotgun sequence includes the following:
- the LOC124890784 gene encoding uncharacterized protein LOC124890784: FRKAVADYAVEYRRQVKLKPNEKHRIRVKCIAANCNWLLFASTNRDSGDFIVKNYNPIHKCIPLNKNKICDSKLVARKFKDRIVSQLYIRIWEIQDLVREVLGLYVGKTICYRAKQIVIRANMRDWKLEFARLCDYTDMIKTTNPGSSCWIKIDKETESGKNLFVYFYVCFHAFKQGWLDGCRKIIGFDGCFLKGACKGELLVAVGKNGNNQIYPIVWAVVDTETKHSWDWFLRYLIADLNLRTGEGFTVISDQQKGLVPVLMYLLPNAERRICARHIWSNWHVHWRGEERRK